A genomic stretch from Amycolatopsis sp. 195334CR includes:
- the ileS gene encoding isoleucine--tRNA ligase, translated as MPFESVDAQPDFVAMEERVLQRWSTRDVVRRSLEAGAADAPLLRCYEGPPTANGKPGVHHVEARVFKDVLPRYFALKGYRVPRRAGWDCHGIPVELEVERQLGIGSKPEIERFGVAGFNERCRRSVTDYVGEWERLTRRIGYWVDLGDPYRTMDTAYVESVWWSLKTIFDRGQLYQDYRIVPYCTRCGTTLSDHEVAQGYAETEDLSVYTRLPLLTGPLAGASLLVWTTMPWTVIFSSLAVVGADIHYVLARGGRAGDNEVVLAAERVEVVLGEGAEVLRDVAVEELLGARYQAPFDLVGPGSPADPDGDPESWRFVVLGDFVSTSTGSGIVSTAPAYGEDDMRVAKANGVAVVNGVDAAGYLDHRLGPFAGLYIRDASELVVERLRENGLAVLTELYPHSFPFCWRCDTPLVYYAKLCWFIATTDLRERLVADNAEVDWRPEHIRTGRYGDWLAGNVDWAVSRERYWGTPLPLWRCDSGEHVVAIGSLAELGERTGTDLSALDPHRPYVDDISFGCESCDGTMHRVPEVIDAWYDSGSMPFAQYGYPHVAGSHERFTEMFPADFTAEAIDQTRGWWYSLQSVSTLLFGRTSYRRALCLGHIVDESGRKMSKSAGNALDPWELIDGYGADALRWLLLAEGSPWQSRRVGGEALHKVTRKLLMTVWNTYYFLTTYARLAGWTPDQEAPPPAERPVLDRYLLADLAATVSEVDEAMAGYDVTRAARRISAFVEDLSNWYVRRSRERFWQGERGELPADARAAFATLYTGVTTLAGLLAPFTPFLADEIHENLVRPFTADAPDSVHLGAFPVPDAAVADPDLRAAMAVARKLVSLGRDARTTASVPVRVPLRQAVVTVPGDLRAHFGVIREVVAAELNVKEIVAASPENGHLVEYTLKPNFRELGRIFGKRTQAAAAAVRALDAAEAVARLTEKGSLLIEVEGEATEIGRETVQVIEAAATGWQVSSDGTSSVALDVTVDRELRLEGLSREFIRTLNEMRKRRGYEIADKVRLGVAVEHDPNGDLAAMLNTHAEEIRGGVRAAAFGREIGEGGAESLPLADGSVLVELRVLTPSS; from the coding sequence GTGCCGTTCGAGAGCGTCGACGCCCAGCCGGATTTCGTCGCGATGGAGGAGCGGGTGCTCCAGCGCTGGAGCACCCGCGACGTCGTCCGGCGCTCGCTCGAAGCGGGCGCGGCCGACGCGCCGCTGCTGCGGTGCTACGAAGGTCCGCCGACGGCCAACGGCAAGCCCGGCGTGCACCACGTCGAAGCCAGGGTGTTCAAGGACGTGCTGCCGCGGTACTTCGCGCTCAAGGGGTACCGCGTGCCGAGGCGCGCGGGCTGGGACTGCCACGGCATCCCGGTCGAGCTGGAGGTCGAGCGGCAGCTGGGCATCGGCAGCAAACCGGAGATCGAGCGGTTCGGCGTGGCCGGGTTCAACGAGCGCTGCCGCCGTTCGGTCACCGACTACGTGGGCGAGTGGGAGCGGCTGACCCGGAGGATCGGCTACTGGGTCGACCTCGGCGACCCCTACCGCACGATGGACACCGCCTACGTCGAAAGCGTCTGGTGGTCGCTGAAGACGATCTTCGACCGCGGCCAGCTCTACCAGGACTACCGCATCGTGCCCTACTGCACGCGCTGCGGCACCACCCTGTCCGACCACGAGGTGGCGCAGGGCTACGCCGAAACCGAGGACCTGAGCGTCTACACCCGGCTGCCGCTGCTGACCGGGCCGCTGGCCGGTGCCTCGCTGCTGGTGTGGACCACCATGCCGTGGACGGTGATCTTCAGCAGCCTCGCGGTGGTCGGCGCGGACATCCACTACGTGCTCGCGCGTGGCGGGCGCGCGGGGGACAACGAGGTGGTGCTCGCCGCCGAACGCGTCGAGGTGGTGCTCGGCGAGGGCGCCGAGGTGCTGCGCGACGTGGCGGTCGAGGAACTGCTCGGCGCGCGCTACCAGGCCCCGTTCGACCTCGTCGGCCCCGGCTCGCCCGCCGACCCGGACGGTGATCCGGAGTCGTGGCGGTTCGTCGTGCTCGGCGACTTCGTCAGCACCAGCACCGGCAGCGGGATCGTCAGCACGGCCCCCGCCTACGGTGAGGACGACATGCGGGTGGCCAAGGCCAACGGCGTGGCCGTGGTCAACGGGGTGGACGCGGCGGGGTACCTCGACCACCGGCTCGGCCCGTTCGCCGGCCTGTACATCCGCGACGCCAGCGAACTGGTCGTCGAGCGGTTGCGCGAGAATGGCCTGGCCGTGCTGACCGAGCTGTACCCGCACTCGTTCCCGTTCTGCTGGCGGTGTGACACCCCGCTGGTCTACTACGCCAAGCTGTGCTGGTTCATCGCCACCACGGACCTGCGCGAGCGGCTGGTCGCCGACAACGCCGAGGTGGACTGGCGCCCGGAGCACATCCGGACCGGCCGCTACGGCGACTGGCTGGCGGGCAACGTCGACTGGGCGGTCTCGAGGGAACGCTACTGGGGCACGCCGCTCCCGTTGTGGCGCTGCGATTCCGGCGAGCACGTGGTGGCGATCGGGTCGCTGGCCGAGCTGGGCGAGCGGACCGGCACCGACCTGTCCGCGCTCGACCCGCACCGGCCCTACGTCGACGACATCAGCTTCGGCTGCGAGTCCTGCGACGGCACCATGCACCGCGTGCCGGAGGTCATCGACGCCTGGTACGACTCGGGTTCGATGCCGTTCGCGCAGTACGGCTACCCGCACGTGGCCGGCAGCCACGAGCGGTTCACCGAGATGTTCCCGGCCGACTTCACCGCCGAGGCGATCGACCAGACCCGCGGCTGGTGGTACTCGCTGCAGAGCGTCTCCACCCTCCTTTTCGGACGGACGAGCTATCGGCGGGCGCTGTGCCTCGGCCACATCGTGGACGAGTCCGGCCGGAAGATGTCGAAGTCGGCGGGCAACGCGCTGGACCCGTGGGAGCTGATCGACGGGTACGGCGCGGACGCGCTGCGCTGGCTGCTGCTGGCCGAAGGCAGCCCGTGGCAGTCGCGCCGGGTCGGTGGCGAGGCGCTGCACAAGGTCACCCGCAAACTGCTGATGACGGTCTGGAACACCTACTACTTCCTCACCACCTACGCCCGGCTGGCGGGCTGGACCCCGGACCAGGAGGCACCGCCGCCCGCCGAGCGGCCGGTGCTGGACCGCTACCTGCTGGCCGATCTGGCCGCCACCGTGTCCGAAGTGGACGAAGCGATGGCCGGGTACGACGTGACCCGGGCCGCCCGGCGGATCAGCGCCTTCGTCGAGGACCTGTCCAACTGGTACGTCCGGCGCAGCCGGGAACGGTTCTGGCAGGGCGAACGCGGCGAGCTGCCCGCCGACGCCCGCGCCGCGTTCGCCACCCTGTACACCGGGGTGACCACGCTGGCCGGACTGCTCGCGCCGTTCACCCCGTTCCTCGCCGACGAGATCCACGAGAACCTGGTGCGCCCGTTCACCGCGGACGCCCCGGATTCGGTGCACCTCGGTGCTTTCCCGGTGCCCGACGCCGCGGTGGCGGACCCGGACCTGCGGGCGGCGATGGCGGTGGCCAGGAAGCTGGTCAGCCTCGGCCGGGACGCCCGCACCACGGCGTCGGTGCCGGTGCGCGTGCCGTTGCGCCAGGCGGTGGTGACCGTGCCCGGTGACCTGCGCGCGCACTTCGGCGTGATCCGCGAGGTGGTCGCCGCGGAGCTCAACGTCAAGGAGATCGTGGCCGCGTCGCCGGAGAACGGGCACCTGGTCGAGTACACGCTCAAGCCGAACTTCCGCGAGCTGGGCAGGATCTTCGGCAAGCGGACGCAGGCGGCCGCCGCGGCGGTCCGCGCGCTGGACGCGGCCGAGGCCGTGGCGCGCCTGACCGAAAAGGGCTCGCTGCTGATCGAGGTCGAAGGCGAGGCCACGGAGATCGGCCGTGAAACGGTGCAGGTGATCGAGGCGGCCGCGACCGGCTGGCAGGTGTCCTCCGACGGCACCTCCAGTGTGGCGCTCGACGTCACCGTGGACCGCGAACTGCGGCTGGAAGGCCTTTCCCGGGAATTCATCAGGACGCTCAACGAAATGCGCAAGCGGCGTGGTTACGAAATCGCCGACAAGGTGCGGCTCGGCGTGGCCGTCGAACACGATCCGAATGGCGATCTGGCGGCCATGCTGAACACCCACGCCGAGGAGATCCGCGGTGGGGTCAGGGCGGCCGCGTTCGGCCGTGAAATCGGGGAAGGCGGGGCGGAAAGCCTGCCACTGGCGGACGGGAGCGTGCTGGTCGAACTGCGGGTCCTCACCCCATCGAGCTGA
- a CDS encoding response regulator transcription factor: MEKAVRSIRTVVVDNHMLFRQGIVQMLSVERDVVVVGECGFGRTATALVAEVKPDIVLLDSDRGGSLAVRTLRELSVASPVSKVIVVTRHDEPRLVGNLIAAGAYAYVLKSATREELLVTLRMVHRASGHVVVSVSRETLEGMHGFDRQLLSKREREVIVLVAVGMRNSQIAHELYISEGTVKRHLTNAYTKLGAASRIAAVKKAISLGIVSVADLFDNEEDAAGS, encoded by the coding sequence ATGGAGAAAGCAGTCAGGAGCATCCGCACGGTCGTGGTCGACAATCACATGTTGTTCCGGCAGGGGATAGTGCAGATGCTTTCCGTGGAACGGGATGTGGTGGTCGTCGGGGAATGCGGCTTCGGCCGCACGGCCACCGCCCTGGTCGCCGAGGTCAAACCGGACATAGTGCTGCTGGACAGCGATCGCGGCGGTTCGCTGGCGGTGCGGACGCTGCGCGAGCTTTCGGTGGCCTCGCCGGTGTCGAAGGTGATCGTGGTGACCCGGCACGACGAACCCCGCCTGGTCGGCAACCTGATCGCCGCCGGCGCCTACGCCTACGTGCTCAAGAGCGCCACCAGGGAGGAACTGCTGGTCACCCTGCGCATGGTGCACCGGGCGTCGGGACACGTGGTGGTCTCGGTCTCGCGCGAGACGCTGGAGGGCATGCACGGGTTCGACCGGCAGCTGCTGTCCAAGCGCGAGCGCGAGGTGATCGTGCTGGTCGCGGTCGGTATGCGCAATTCGCAGATCGCGCACGAACTGTACATTTCCGAGGGCACGGTCAAGCGGCACCTGACGAATGCCTATACCAAACTGGGTGCCGCCTCGCGGATAGCCGCGGTGAAGAAGGCGATATCGCTGGGCATCGTTTCTGTCGCCGACCTGTTCGACAACGAAGAGGACGCAGCCGGGAGCTGA
- a CDS encoding acyl-CoA dehydrogenase family protein: protein MPADTTLTEEHREVRRRVRHLAETVIAPAAAVVDRDAAFPRAAHEALVAEGLYVPHLPVALGGLGADALTSCLVIEEVARACASASLTPNVTRLVSLPLLAAAQPDLAERCLRPAATDGAILAFALSEEDAGSDAAAIRTRAVRDADEYVVTGSKRWITNAGVADHYLVAAVTEPETRAISLFVVDRDTEGLSFGPCEDKLGVRGSPTRSVFFDEVRVPAEQRVGAEGEGYRLALEALDHSRVTIAAQAVGLAQGALDYAAGYVCSRRQFGQAVGAFQGVRFMLAEMAMRLEAARQLTYAAAARSEARSSDLRFFSAAAKCFASDVAMRVTVDAVQLLGGHGYTRGSPVERMLRDAKVTQIYEGTNEILRGVLAKQVLAEVG from the coding sequence ATGCCCGCCGACACCACGCTCACCGAAGAGCACCGGGAAGTGCGGCGGCGGGTCCGGCACCTCGCGGAGACGGTCATCGCCCCGGCCGCCGCCGTGGTCGACCGGGACGCCGCGTTCCCGCGCGCGGCCCACGAGGCGCTGGTCGCCGAAGGGCTGTACGTGCCGCACCTCCCGGTCGCCCTCGGCGGGCTCGGCGCCGACGCGCTGACGTCGTGCCTGGTGATCGAAGAGGTGGCCAGGGCGTGCGCGTCCGCCTCGCTGACCCCGAACGTGACCCGGCTGGTGTCGCTGCCGCTGCTCGCCGCCGCCCAGCCGGACCTCGCGGAGCGCTGCCTGCGCCCGGCGGCCACCGACGGCGCGATCCTCGCCTTCGCGTTGTCGGAGGAGGACGCGGGCAGCGACGCCGCCGCCATCCGCACCCGGGCGGTGCGCGACGCCGACGAGTACGTGGTGACCGGCAGCAAGCGGTGGATCACCAACGCCGGGGTCGCCGACCACTACCTGGTCGCCGCGGTGACCGAGCCCGAAACCCGCGCGATCTCCCTGTTCGTGGTGGACCGCGACACCGAGGGGCTGTCCTTCGGCCCGTGCGAGGACAAGCTCGGCGTGCGTGGTTCGCCCACCCGCTCGGTGTTCTTCGACGAGGTGCGGGTGCCGGCGGAACAGCGCGTGGGTGCCGAGGGCGAGGGTTACCGCCTGGCGCTGGAGGCACTGGACCACAGCCGGGTCACCATCGCCGCCCAGGCGGTCGGTCTCGCCCAGGGTGCGCTGGACTACGCAGCTGGGTACGTGTGCTCCCGCCGCCAGTTCGGCCAGGCCGTCGGTGCATTCCAGGGCGTGCGGTTCATGCTCGCCGAGATGGCCATGCGGCTGGAAGCGGCGCGTCAGCTCACCTACGCCGCGGCGGCGCGGTCCGAGGCGCGCAGCTCGGATCTGCGCTTCTTCTCCGCCGCCGCCAAGTGCTTCGCCTCGGACGTCGCCATGCGGGTCACCGTGGACGCCGTGCAGTTGCTGGGCGGGCACGGCTACACCCGGGGTTCCCCGGTGGAGCGGATGCTGCGCGACGCCAAGGTGACCCAGATCTACGAGGGCACGAACGAGATCCTGCGCGGAGTTCTGGCAAAGCAAGTGTTAGCGGAGGTCGGATAG
- a CDS encoding cyclopropane-fatty-acyl-phospholipid synthase family protein: protein MSSTRAAKRLTVKRPAFALFEGYAVSSIIASFEMAGLLPALESAGLDEQAIIDRDPDAAALLRASLRFLEQRSVVLLDDGVYRLSSYGQEVCRDKGYLVWLVGGYGESLRRVETFLGGGKRYGEEYVRDGKWVAGGAAMLGGKDVVPQAKDLLRQIEFDQVVDLGCGNARLLISICRENGARGVGIDISPEACADAKVAVAAAGLTDEVVITQADAGEIKEIEALPSANLVVTFFLLHEILAQGRDVLADYLTDLSNTLPRGASLLIAEVEPATGERDAHEWFTPEFTYVHALMRQILLPAEEWVAVLEQSGFVVRSVQRNDMPGGILLLAQTAR from the coding sequence GTGTCCAGCACAAGGGCGGCCAAGCGGCTCACCGTGAAACGGCCGGCGTTCGCACTGTTCGAAGGCTACGCGGTGAGCAGCATCATCGCCTCCTTCGAGATGGCGGGATTGTTGCCCGCACTGGAATCGGCCGGGCTCGACGAGCAGGCCATCATCGACCGCGACCCGGACGCGGCCGCGTTGCTGCGCGCCAGCCTGCGCTTCCTCGAACAGCGCTCGGTGGTGCTGCTCGACGACGGGGTGTACCGGCTTTCCTCGTACGGCCAGGAAGTCTGCCGCGACAAGGGTTACCTGGTCTGGCTGGTCGGCGGCTACGGCGAATCGCTGCGGCGGGTCGAGACCTTTCTCGGCGGCGGCAAGCGCTACGGCGAGGAGTACGTGCGCGACGGCAAGTGGGTGGCGGGCGGTGCCGCCATGCTCGGCGGCAAGGACGTGGTGCCCCAGGCCAAGGACCTGTTGCGGCAGATCGAGTTCGACCAGGTCGTCGACCTCGGCTGCGGGAACGCGCGGCTGCTCATCTCGATCTGCCGGGAGAACGGTGCCCGGGGCGTGGGCATCGACATCAGCCCGGAAGCCTGCGCCGACGCGAAGGTGGCCGTGGCCGCCGCGGGCCTGACCGACGAGGTGGTGATCACCCAGGCGGACGCGGGCGAGATCAAGGAGATCGAGGCCCTCCCCAGCGCGAACCTGGTGGTGACCTTCTTCCTGCTGCACGAAATCCTGGCCCAGGGCCGGGATGTGCTCGCGGACTACCTCACGGATCTGTCGAACACCCTGCCGCGCGGTGCCAGCCTGCTGATCGCGGAGGTGGAACCGGCCACCGGCGAGCGCGACGCGCACGAGTGGTTCACCCCCGAGTTCACCTACGTGCACGCGTTGATGCGGCAGATCCTGCTGCCCGCCGAGGAGTGGGTGGCCGTGCTGGAGCAGAGCGGGTTCGTGGTGCGTTCGGTGCAGCGCAACGACATGCCGGGCGGCATCCTCCTGCTCGCCCAGACGGCGCGGTGA
- a CDS encoding HpcH/HpaI aldolase/citrate lyase family protein, which translates to MTGLRDRLAGGGLLGTFNLLPSPEIVELIALAGFDVVIVDMEHGPHALGDVRRAVLAANAHGLHAVVRVPALDPWCVGAVLDVGASGVLVPQVASAAEAAAVVRAARFAPEGDRGANPYVRAAGFGHRENWYAAANAEVAVLVMVEGRAALAELDEILAVPGLDGVFLGPVDLSHSLGVPGRIGHPLVVEALERAVGRATASGVATGVFTPGAESVAGWWRLGVRLVACGVDTAVVATALTATVAAARA; encoded by the coding sequence GTGACCGGGCTGCGCGACCGGCTGGCCGGTGGCGGGCTGCTCGGCACGTTCAACCTGCTCCCCTCCCCCGAGATCGTCGAGCTGATCGCGCTCGCCGGGTTCGACGTGGTGATCGTGGACATGGAGCACGGCCCCCACGCGCTCGGCGACGTGCGCCGGGCCGTGCTGGCCGCGAACGCGCACGGCCTGCACGCGGTGGTCCGCGTGCCCGCGCTGGATCCGTGGTGCGTCGGCGCGGTGCTGGACGTCGGTGCGAGCGGAGTGCTCGTGCCCCAGGTGGCTTCGGCGGCGGAGGCGGCCGCGGTTGTCCGAGCGGCCAGGTTCGCCCCCGAAGGCGACCGCGGCGCGAATCCGTATGTTCGCGCCGCGGGCTTCGGCCACCGGGAGAACTGGTACGCCGCCGCCAACGCCGAAGTCGCGGTGCTGGTGATGGTGGAGGGCCGCGCCGCACTCGCCGAGCTCGACGAGATCCTCGCCGTGCCCGGCCTGGACGGGGTTTTCCTCGGCCCGGTCGATCTTTCCCACTCCCTCGGCGTGCCGGGGCGGATCGGCCACCCGCTGGTGGTCGAGGCGCTGGAGCGGGCGGTCGGCCGGGCCACCGCGAGCGGGGTGGCCACCGGGGTGTTCACCCCCGGCGCCGAGTCGGTGGCAGGCTGGTGGCGACTCGGCGTACGGTTGGTGGCGTGCGGGGTGGACACCGCGGTCGTGGCGACCGCGCTGACCGCCACCGTGGCGGCGGCCCGCGCCTGA
- a CDS encoding zinc-binding dehydrogenase yields MATREITALVCGGATAPVEFRAVPAPEAVTGEVRVGVRAVSVNRGELHRLTDQAVNGWRPGWDLAGEVLGHHPSATAFPVGTRVFGMCHGGSWAQEVVVAECHLAPVPPALSYQQAAALPAAALTAVRTLRLAGSLAGRAVLVIGASGGVGRFAVQLARRAGARVTAVAGGRDRAAGLQRLGADHVVTGLHELAPGFDLVLESAGGDSLAAALSLVGRSGLVVSYGNSSRASTRFSVSDFYPKQAQLCGFYLLDDIVAEPPGADLRELARLCANGELSVEVGMEADWAEVGSVLSALRDRRVPGKAVLRLGPAGGA; encoded by the coding sequence ATGGCCACCCGCGAAATAACCGCGCTAGTCTGCGGCGGGGCCACCGCGCCGGTCGAGTTCCGGGCGGTGCCCGCGCCGGAGGCGGTGACCGGTGAGGTGCGCGTCGGGGTGCGCGCGGTTTCGGTGAACCGCGGTGAGCTGCACCGGCTCACCGACCAGGCGGTGAACGGCTGGCGGCCGGGCTGGGACCTGGCCGGCGAGGTGCTCGGCCACCACCCGAGCGCGACCGCGTTCCCGGTCGGTACCCGGGTGTTCGGCATGTGCCACGGCGGGAGCTGGGCGCAGGAGGTGGTGGTCGCCGAATGCCACCTCGCGCCGGTGCCGCCCGCGTTGAGCTACCAGCAGGCGGCGGCGCTGCCCGCCGCCGCGCTGACCGCGGTGCGCACGCTGCGGCTGGCCGGTTCGCTGGCCGGCCGGGCGGTGCTGGTGATCGGGGCCAGCGGCGGGGTCGGGCGGTTCGCCGTGCAGCTGGCCCGCCGCGCCGGGGCGCGGGTGACCGCGGTCGCCGGTGGCCGGGACCGGGCGGCCGGGCTGCAGCGGCTCGGCGCCGACCACGTGGTGACCGGGCTGCACGAGCTGGCCCCCGGGTTCGACCTGGTACTCGAATCGGCGGGCGGTGATTCGCTCGCCGCCGCGCTCTCGCTGGTCGGCCGGAGCGGGCTGGTGGTCAGCTACGGCAACTCCTCCCGGGCGAGCACGCGCTTCTCGGTCAGCGACTTCTACCCCAAGCAGGCCCAGCTGTGCGGGTTCTACCTGCTCGACGACATCGTCGCCGAGCCACCGGGCGCGGATCTGCGCGAGCTGGCCCGGTTGTGCGCGAACGGCGAGCTGTCGGTCGAGGTCGGCATGGAGGCGGACTGGGCCGAGGTGGGTTCGGTGCTGAGCGCGTTGCGCGACCGGCGGGTGCCGGGCAAGGCGGTGCTGCGGCTCGGCCCGGCGGGAGGGGCGTGA
- a CDS encoding adenine phosphoribosyltransferase: protein MVESHAPALDTALAADVVAALREFPDFPEPGVLFQDLSPVFADPVLLRRIARAVVTRFDGGFDVVLAIEARGFPLGALVAAESERPLVLARKPGKLPGPVHRVRYALEYGRTTLEIQRDALAAGARVLLVDDVLATGGTLVAAAELVHLAGAEATGCAVVVAIRGLGGAGKLPGIGHFRVATVPVPGVD from the coding sequence GTGGTGGAATCGCACGCCCCCGCGCTCGACACCGCACTGGCCGCCGACGTGGTGGCCGCGCTCCGCGAGTTCCCCGACTTCCCCGAACCGGGCGTCCTCTTCCAGGACCTGTCCCCGGTGTTCGCCGATCCCGTGCTGCTGCGCCGGATCGCCCGTGCCGTGGTGACGCGGTTCGACGGCGGTTTCGACGTGGTGCTGGCGATCGAGGCGCGCGGGTTCCCGCTGGGCGCGCTGGTGGCCGCGGAAAGCGAGCGGCCGCTGGTGCTGGCCCGCAAGCCGGGAAAGCTGCCGGGACCGGTGCACCGCGTGCGCTACGCGCTCGAATATGGCCGCACCACACTGGAAATCCAGCGCGACGCGCTCGCCGCCGGTGCCCGGGTGCTGCTCGTCGACGACGTGCTGGCCACCGGCGGAACCCTGGTGGCCGCCGCCGAACTGGTCCACCTGGCCGGTGCCGAAGCCACCGGGTGCGCGGTGGTGGTGGCGATCCGCGGCCTCGGCGGGGCGGGGAAATTGCCGGGAATCGGGCATTTCCGCGTCGCCACCGTGCCGGTGCCCGGAGTGGACTAG
- a CDS encoding cupin domain-containing protein, with protein MRVARENGSISPAKVWDGVTVRVVHGELVSMAIAELAPGVVVPQHQHVNEQIGVVLEGSASFVAEGETVELTAGGTYRLLANVPHEVRVGEDGAVFVECFSPVREDWKSLPPAEDAELRWPPAK; from the coding sequence ATGCGAGTTGCGCGGGAAAACGGGTCGATTTCACCGGCGAAGGTGTGGGACGGCGTCACGGTGCGCGTGGTGCACGGGGAACTGGTGTCGATGGCCATCGCCGAACTGGCGCCGGGCGTGGTGGTGCCCCAGCACCAGCACGTGAACGAGCAGATCGGCGTGGTGCTGGAGGGTTCGGCCTCGTTCGTCGCCGAGGGCGAGACGGTGGAGCTGACCGCGGGCGGCACCTACCGGCTGCTCGCCAACGTGCCGCACGAGGTGCGCGTCGGCGAGGACGGCGCGGTGTTCGTGGAATGCTTCTCGCCGGTGCGCGAGGACTGGAAGTCGCTGCCGCCGGCCGAAGACGCCGAGCTCCGATGGCCACCCGCGAAATAA
- a CDS encoding 2-keto-4-pentenoate hydratase: MTAVQEATQDTVDSLARRLDDAWENRVSVPPLSESEGLVSAELAYRIQTRWSELRQAEHGDRVIGRKIGLTSLAMQQQMGVDEPDYGSLWSSRHFPATAGRATLPSAVFLQPRAEGELAFLIGRPLSGWPITTQDVLAATDAVAASIEVIDSRITDFRIALTDTVADNASYGAVVLGPWSTALRSADLRTIGMLIHRNGEPVVHSAGAAALGNPARSVAWLARRLDQLGTPLAPGDIVLSGSLGPSLPVGEGDVFTVETHGLPPLFALFS; this comes from the coding sequence ATGACCGCGGTGCAAGAGGCCACCCAGGACACTGTGGACAGTCTGGCGCGCAGGCTGGACGACGCCTGGGAGAACCGGGTGAGCGTGCCGCCGCTGAGCGAGTCCGAGGGGCTGGTCTCGGCGGAGCTGGCCTACCGGATCCAGACCCGGTGGAGCGAGCTGCGGCAGGCCGAGCACGGCGACCGGGTGATCGGCCGCAAGATCGGGCTGACCAGCCTGGCGATGCAGCAGCAGATGGGCGTGGACGAACCGGACTACGGCTCGCTGTGGAGTTCGCGCCACTTCCCGGCCACGGCGGGGCGCGCCACGCTGCCGTCCGCGGTGTTCCTGCAACCGCGGGCGGAGGGCGAACTGGCGTTCCTGATCGGCAGGCCGCTGAGCGGCTGGCCGATCACCACCCAGGACGTGCTCGCGGCCACCGACGCGGTGGCCGCGAGCATCGAGGTGATCGACAGCCGGATCACCGACTTCCGCATCGCGCTGACCGACACGGTGGCCGACAACGCCTCCTACGGCGCGGTGGTGCTCGGCCCGTGGAGCACCGCGCTGCGCTCGGCGGACCTGCGCACCATCGGCATGCTGATCCACCGCAACGGCGAACCGGTGGTGCACAGCGCGGGGGCGGCGGCACTGGGCAACCCGGCGCGCTCGGTGGCCTGGCTCGCGCGGCGGCTGGACCAGCTCGGCACCCCGCTGGCCCCGGGCGACATCGTGCTCTCCGGCTCGCTCGGCCCGTCGCTGCCGGTGGGCGAAGGGGACGTGTTCACCGTGGAAACCCACGGCCTGCCCCCGCTGTTCGCGCTCTTCAGCTGA
- a CDS encoding carbohydrate kinase family protein encodes MRIVVTGSIAVDHLATFPGKFAEQLIPGQLDKISLSFLTDQLEVHYGGVAANIATGLGRLGQRPLLAGAAGKDFGAYREWLEREGVDTEAVLVSETEYTARFWCTTDTEQNQIASFHPGAMAAAAGISLRQLAARVPGIGVVVIGANAPDAMLAHTAECRELGLPFAADPSQQLALLDGADIRRLVDGARYLFTNEYEHALLLKKTGWSESRVLSAVGAWITTLGEAGARIDGAPGQSATVREVPATEVVDPTGAGDGFRAGFLAARNWGLPHAAAARLGCLVATCVLESKGTAEYRLDGPTLLERLAGAYGKAPAAQLTPHLATALAAGRLGGHPKQSPVLVADR; translated from the coding sequence ATGAGAATCGTCGTCACGGGTTCCATCGCGGTCGACCACCTCGCGACTTTCCCCGGGAAATTCGCCGAGCAATTGATTCCCGGTCAGCTGGACAAAATCTCGCTGTCCTTCCTGACCGACCAGCTCGAAGTGCACTACGGCGGGGTGGCCGCGAACATCGCCACCGGCCTGGGCAGGCTCGGGCAGCGCCCGTTGCTCGCCGGTGCCGCGGGCAAGGATTTCGGCGCCTACCGGGAATGGCTCGAACGCGAGGGCGTGGACACCGAAGCGGTGCTGGTCAGCGAAACCGAATACACCGCGCGTTTCTGGTGCACCACCGACACCGAGCAGAACCAGATCGCCTCGTTCCACCCCGGGGCGATGGCGGCCGCCGCCGGAATCAGCCTGCGGCAGCTGGCCGCGCGGGTGCCGGGCATCGGCGTGGTGGTGATCGGCGCCAACGCGCCCGACGCGATGCTCGCGCACACCGCCGAATGCCGGGAACTCGGCCTGCCCTTCGCCGCGGACCCCTCGCAGCAGCTCGCCCTGCTCGACGGCGCGGACATCCGCAGGCTGGTCGACGGCGCCCGGTACCTGTTCACCAACGAGTACGAGCACGCGCTGCTGCTGAAGAAGACCGGCTGGAGCGAATCGCGGGTGCTCTCCGCGGTCGGCGCCTGGATCACCACGCTCGGCGAGGCGGGGGCCAGGATCGACGGCGCGCCGGGCCAGTCGGCGACCGTGCGCGAGGTGCCCGCCACCGAGGTGGTGGACCCGACCGGTGCCGGTGACGGGTTCCGCGCCGGGTTCCTGGCCGCGCGGAACTGGGGCCTGCCGCACGCCGCGGCCGCGCGCCTCGGCTGCCTGGTCGCCACCTGCGTGCTGGAGTCGAAGGGCACCGCGGAGTACCGGCTGGACGGCCCCACCCTGCTGGAGCGGCTGGCCGGCGCGTACGGCAAGGCACCGGCCGCGCAGCTCACCCCGCACCTGGCCACCGCGCTCGCCGCGGGCAGGCTCGGCGGGCACCCGAAGCAGTCCCCGGTGCTGGTGGCCGACCGGTGA